From Actinomyces procaprae:
CTTCACCGAGGCCAACGGGCTGCTCACGCCGTCGCTGAAGGTTAAGCGCAGCCTGGTGATGGAGACCTATGCGGACACCATCGCCGAGATCTACTCCACCACTAAGAAGGGGCCGCAGGAGTGACTCAGGACAACACATCCGCCGACACCGCCGTCGGCCCAGTCCCGCCGCGGGAACAGTCGACTCCGCTGCTGGTGCCGCTGCACGCGGCCATGACGGCGCCGTGGGCACTGGCCGAGCGCGCGCGAACCAACCCCCGCGGGGCCCTGATCGCACGCAAGTCCTCCGTTGGCGGGCGCTGGCGCGACATGTCCGCGCAGGCCTTCCGCGACCAGGTCCGCGAGGTCGCGGCCGGACTCGTCTCCCTGGGGCTGGAGCCCGGGGATGCGCTCGGCATCATGGCACATACCTGCTACGAGTGGACGCTGCTGGACTTCGCCGCCTGGGAGGCCGGACTCGTCGTCGTCCCCATCTATGAGACCTCCTCCGCCGAGCAGGCCCGCTGGATACTCACCGACGCCGCCGTGCGCCTGGTGGTCGTCGAGGACCAGCCCATGGAGACCATGCTGACGGCGCTCGCGGCGCAGGACCCGGCACTGGCGGAGCTGAGGGTGCTGAGCCTGGCCCGGGATGCCATCACCGAGCTGGTCACCGCGGGCAAGGATGTGCGCCCGACCGAGCTGGACACCCGCGCCACCGCGCTGACCAGCACCGACCTGGCCACTATCGTCTACACCTCGGGCACCACTGGCCGCCCCAAGGGCGCGGAGCTGACCCACGGCAACCTGATCCACCTGTGTGTGAACGCCTGCGCGCACGTGCCCGAGGTGCTGGAGGCGCCCGAGACGCGCACGCTGCTGTTCCTGCCGCTGGCGCATGTGCTGGGCAGGTTCGTGGAAGTCGCCATCGTGTGCTCCTCCGCGGGTGTGCTCGGCCACGCCCCCAACGTGAAGAACCTGGTCACCGACCTGGCCTCCTTCAGGCCGACCTTCGTGCCCGCGGTGCCGCGCGTGTTTGAGAAGATCTACAACGCCGCCGATGCGCGCGCCGCCGGCGCCAAGCAGAAGGTGTTCCGTCTGGCCGCCAAGACGGCGATCGCCTACTCCCGTGCGCTGGACACTCCTGCGGGGCCGAGCCGTGGCCTGCGCGCCCAGCGGGCGGCCTTCGACCGGCTGGTGTTCTCCACCCTGCGGGAGCTGCTCGGCGGGCGTGTCACGCATGTGATCTCCGGCGGCGGCCCACTGGGTGAGCGCTTAGGGCACTTCTACCGCGGTGCCGGAGTGACCGTGTTGGAGGGGTATGGGCTCACGGAGACCTCAGCCCCCTGCACCGTGAACCTGCCGGCGGCCACCCGCATCGGTTCGGTGGGCCTGCCCCTGCCCGGCACCGCCATCCGCCTGGACGACGACGGCGAGGTACTGATCAGTGGCATCGGCACCTTCCGCGGCTACCACAACAACCCGGAGGCCACGGCGGAAGCCTTCGTCACCCCGGCCGACACCGCGCACGCACGTTCCGGTGAGCCGGAAACGGTATCCGCCGCAGGCACGCTGTGGCTGCGTAGCGGCGACATCGGCGCCCTGGACGCGGACGGCTTCCTGCACATCACCGGCCGCAAGAAGGAGCTGATCGTCACCGCCGGCGGAAAGAATGTGGCGCCCGCGGTGCTGGAGGACCGGCTGCGCGGCCACCCGCTGGTCAGCCAGGTACTGGTGGTCGGGGAGAACCGGCCGTGCATCGGCGCCCTGGTGACTCTGGACGCCGAGATGCTGCCGCTGTGGCTGTCCAGTCACGGCCTGCCGGACATGGACCCGATCGATGCTGCGAAGGATCCACGTGTGCGCGCCGCCCTGGAGCGGGCTGTTGCCCGCGCCAATGAGGCGGTCTCCCGGGCGGAGGCCATCCGCACCTTCACGGTGCTGCCGGGCGACTTCACTGAGGCCAACGGGCTGCTCACCCCGTCGCTGAAGGTACGCCGGGCGGAAGCCACCAGGCGCTTCGCCAAGGAGATCGACGAGCTCTATCTGCGAGCAAGCATATGAGGTGATTGCACCTATGCCGCCCTACCGGCCCGATGCGGACCAGTCTGCTGCGGCGTCAACGCTGACGCCTCCTGTCCGAGCGCGCGGCGATCGCCGCGCGTCGTCCTGATCTCCACGTGCTTCTGGCGGCGAGGCTGGCCGCCTCTCCCGAGCCGCTGACATGGCTCGCAGTACAACGGATTCGGCGGTCCAGTCCACTCGGACCAGCGGGGAGTACCTGGCTTCCAGCCGTATCCGTACCCGCTCTCGCCAGCTCGGCCTGCACCAATCGACCACCGCCAGACGATCGCCAATTCCACGACGTTCTCAGGCAGTGTGTGGATGAGGCCGAGCCGCTTTCGCGGGCACCTGAGATCGGTCTCATCGTAGGCTTGGCGTATGCCGTGCCTCGCGCTGGGCAGCATCACGGCTCTTCGTGTTTGTGGGTGTGGTGGCTCGGGCTCGCGGGTGGTCGTGTTCGGCGCGGACGGGTCCGACTTGGTGGTCGTGTTCGGGACTGGGAGGTCGTGCTCGGGCGTGCGGGAAGCGAGGTCGTGGGTCCTGCGCGGACGTTCTGAGACTGACGACGACATCACCGGCGGCGGGGATGTCCTCGGGGCGGTGTCACGGGCGTGGAGCAAGTGGGATCGAGGCCAGGGCACGGTCGTTGGGTACGCCCCTTCGGCCTCTACTACGCCCCTTCGGCGTTTACTACGCCCCATCGGCCTCCGCTACGCCCCTTCGGCCTCCGCTGAAGGGCCCAGAACCCTTCAGCAGACACCCAACCGGCGTAGTAAACAGGCGCTTCCGGTTTGGGTTGTGGCGTTCAGCCGGGGCTGTGGTGCGGGGGTGGTGGTCGGGGCGATGCTGGCGTGCTCGGGTCAGTGCGACATCGTCGGACCGCCGAAGACGCTCTCCCGGAAGGCACCCTCGAGGGCCGGGGCATGTCCTCTAGCAACCCCGCCAGGCCATCCGGACCGGCTCGTCGTGCTCGTGGATGTGGCCGCCGACGCGTCGCCGGGTGAGGAAACCGGTGCGCCTGCCGGCTCACCACGGCGACCGCCGCCCAGCTGTCACTGATTGCACCACTTTACCCGCCCGGATACGAGCCACCTAGCACAAATCGTTGAAATCATGCGGTTCTGTTGACCGGGTTCCCGGCGCGTCCCGGCGAAAGTGGTGCAATCTGTGACAGCAGTGAACACCATCGGATGCTCACCGGCGCTACGCGTTTGCGGGCGTGGCGGTACGGACCCGCGGGTGGTCGCGCTCGGGTGTACGAGGTCGTGCCCGGGCGCGCTGTTCAGCGTGCACCGGCCCGGCTAGGTGGTCGCGCCCGGGCGCGCGGGATCGTGCTCGAGCGTCCGGGCGAGGTCGGCGTGGGGCACGTGCGGAGTTCTGGGGCCGACGAGGACATGTGGCCGGCGAGGGGGTGTCCCCGGGGCGGCGTCACGGGCGTCGAGCGAGTGCGGTCAAGACCAGCGCGCGGTCATCGGGCACGCCCCTTAGGCGTCTACCACACCCCTTCGGCCTCTGCCACGCCAGTTAGACCTCCACTGAAAGGCCCAGATCCCTTCAGCAGGCACCAAACCCGAGTAGTAAACCCCGAACCGGCGCAACAGACCACGCCAGCGCAAACCACGCCGACGAACCACCCCCCCCGGCTCCACCCACACCCCCAAACACGAAGCGCCAGCATCACGCGAGCAACTAGATGTGCGGCTATTCGTGTTTGAGGGTGTGGTGGTGGGGCGGGGTGTGTCTGCTGCACCGGTTGGACGTTAACAACGCTACTTAACGGTCTGCTGTACGCCTCTGGGCCCTTCAGCAGACGGTTAACAGGCGTTGTTAACCCCGAAGTGGCGTTGCAGATGAACCCGCTTCCAGACGCCGGGACCGCCGACAGACAAGTGCGGCGCGGTGTACCGGCGGGCTCACCAGGTCCCTCACCCCGCAACACCCGAGCCAACACGCCCACATGCACGAAGAGCCGGTTAACTAGGAGCCGGAAAGTGTTCAGCCGCCAGTTCTCATGGAGTCCAGCGGCCTCAGGCGTCCGCCGATGCCCCGTCCCGGATGGCCTCGTGGTGGCGGATCACCTCGGCCACGATGAAGGCGAAGAACTTCTCCGCGAACACCGGGTCCAGGCCCGCATCCTCCGCAAGCGCACGCAAGCGGGCCACCTGCTGGCTCTCACGGACCGGGTCCGACGGCGGCAGGCTCAGGTCGGCCTTGAGCCGACCCACCTGCCGGGTGCAGCGGAAGCGCTCCGCCAACAGGTGGATCAGGGCTGCGTCGAGGTTGTCAATGGTGGCCCGGTAAGCCGCCAGCTGCGGCGGTACCTGCGCTTCGGAATCGCTCATGCGCTGCGGGTCCTGCCCTTGGACGTGGCCGATAGGGTGCCGCTGCCGTGCTCGTAGCGGGGAGCGCCGGTGCCGCGCACGGCATCGGCGTCGACGACCACGCGGCCGACCTCCGGCATCGACGGCACCTCGAACATGGCCTGCCCGAGCACCTCCTCCACGATGCTAGTCAACCCTCGCGCCCCGGTCTTGCGCTCCAGTGCGAGGGATGCGATCGCCTGGATCGCCTCATCGGTCAGCTCCAGCTCCACACCGTCAAGGCTGAACAGGTACTTGTACTGCGAAACCAGAGCGTTCTTGGGCTCGGTCATGACGCGTACCAGCTCCGGCACGCCCAAGTCGTGGACGGCGGCGATCACCGGCAGTCGACCGATGAACTCAGGAATGAGGCCGAACTTGTGCAGGTCCTCCGGGCGCACCGGCGTGGAGAAGACGTCCTCACTGTGATCCTTGGCCAGGGTGGCGCCGAAGCCGACGAGCTGCGCGCCGGCCTCGCGGCGGCGGCGCTGGCGGACGATCTCCTCAATACCGGAGAAGGCGCCGGCGGCAATGAACAGGATGTTCGTGGTGTCGATCTCCAGGAACTCCTGGTGGGGGTGCTTGCGTCCGCCACCCGGCGGCACCGACGCGGTAGTGCCCTCGATGATCTTCAGCAGCGCCTGCTGCACGCCCTCCCCGGAGACATCGCGGGTGATCGACGGGTTCTCCGCCTTGCGGCCGATCTTGTCGATCTCGTCGATGTAGATGATGCCCTTCTCGGCGCGCTTGACGTCACCATCGGCGGCCTGGATCAGCTTGAGCAGGATGTTCTCCACGTCCTCGCCCACGTACCCGGCCTCCGTCAGGGCGGTCGCGTCGACGATGGCGAAGGGCACATCCAGCAGGCGTGCCAGCGTGCGCGCCAAGTGGGTCTTGCCGGTGCCGGTGGGGCCCAGCAGCAGGATGTTGGACTTGCCCAGCTCCAGTCCGTCCCCCTCGGCGACGGCGCGCTCGCGCATCTGGACGCGCTTGTAGTGGTTGTAGACCGCCACGCTCATGGCGCGCTTGGCTTCCTCCTGGCCGATGACGTACTGGTTGAGGAAGTCGAAGATCTCCTGCGGCTTGGGCAGTTCGAGGGGAACGCCGGAGCTGGACGCTCCCAGCTCCTCGTCAATGATCTCGTTACACAGCTCGATGCACTCGTCGCAGATGTAGACACCCGGTCCGGCAATGAGCTTCTTGACCTGCTTCTGGCTCTTGCCACAGAAAGAGCACTTGAGAAGGTCGACGCTCTCAGCGCTGCGTGCCACCTGGATTCCCTCCCGTTTTCGGGTGTGCCCGTAGGCTACGGGCACCGCCCCAGCCTACGGGGCGCAGGCCGCCACGGCTACAGTCAGACGGCCGGTGTGTTGACACCAATCCTGTCCGGCTCATCGCGCTCGGGCAGGCTACGTCCGTGGGCGGTCAGGGTGATCAAACCAGCGTGATACGGCCCACGAGGTCGACCGGACCCGTCAGCACCGCCATGGCGTCATCCACCAGCGGAGCCGCCCCAACGTGCACACCTACCTCGCCACCGGGGATTTCCAGCAGGTAGTCGGTGAGAGCCCCCTCCCCGGTCCACTCATGCAGGGCTGCCGCCGCCGCGCAGTAGGCCTCGGCCCCGCCGGCCGGCCCCGCACCCGACGTCAGCACCCGCACGCGGGCGAGCCCCACGCGGTCGCCGGTGCCGGGGTCGGTCCGCTCCCCCATGGGAACTACCAGCTCCAGGCTGGGCGCCGCGTCCGGCTCGGGGTCGTAGTCGACCTGGCCCCCGGCAGCCGTCGCGCCCGCCCCTGCGGCATCGAGCTCGGCCTCCTCCCCCAGGGCGACGACGACGTGCCGACCGCACAGGTCCAGGCTCAGTGCCGCTCTCTCCCCGTCCAACCCGGGTATGCGTACCACGGTGTCCCAGCCCTCGTCGTCAGGGACGGCGGCCGGATCGGCCACAGCAGCGGGGTGCGCGGGCCCGGCGTCGACCGCCCACTGCCCGCCCAGGCGAGTGACAGTCCTGGCGCCGCCACGGGTGCCAATGGTGATCGCGGCGCCGTCGTCCAGCGGCACGAGTCCCTCGGAGTCCAGGACGGCGGCCAGCATGCGGCAGGCGTCGCCGAAGGGGAGGTGCGGGCCGACCGCCGGGGTGCCGTCCGCCAGGTAGTAGTCCAGGAACCACTCGGCCTCGGGGACGGCGGCCCGGAATGCCTCGGCGCCGGACAGGGCGTTGATGCGCACCACCCGCACCAGCCCGTCGGCCCCCAGCCCGGCGCGGCGATCACAGACGGCTACGACGTCGGCGGCGGTGACAGCGACCTCCTGCTCGGGGTCGATGAGCAGGAGAAGGTCGGTGCCGGCGGCGTGGCCCTTAATGAGCGCACGTCCGGACAGGCCGGGGGCAATGGTCATGGGGCCACCCTATTGCCTGTCGGGGGATGTCACGGCACTGTCCGCGTCCCGCACGATCCGGGCTGCCTGCTCAACGACGCGCCGGCGCTCCCCGCACGCCCAGGTGCCGTCGGTGGCGGCGACGTCGAGCCAGTGGACGCGTGGATCGCGTCGGAACCACTTCAGCTGCCGGGAGGCGAGCTTGCGGGTGGCGGCAGCGGTGTCGGCCACCGCCTCCGGGACACTCATGCGGCCGTCCAGTACGCCGATGGCCTGGGCGTATCCGATGGCGCGCGGGGCGGTCGGCCCCTCCCGCAGGCCGTCGGCGAGCAGCGCCTCGGTCTCCTCCAGCAGCCCGGAGGCGAACATGGCCTTGGCCCGGTCCTCGATGCGGGCGTTCAGGACGGCACGGTCCCAGCGCAGCGCCAGGTGCACGGTGGGGGCGAGGTCGGCGTACCGGGGCAGGGATGCGGAGAACGGAGCACCGGTGAGCTGAATCACTTCCAGTGCGCGTACGACGCGTCGCGTATTGGCCGCGTCGATGCGTGCGGCGGAGACGGGATCAGCACGCCGCAGCTCCTCCCAGAGGGCGGCGGCGCCCTCACGGCGGGCACGCTCCTCCAGGGCGGCTCGCACAGCCGGGTCGGTGCCGGGAAAGTCGAGGGCGTCGGTCACGGCGCGCACGTACAGACCGGAGCCGCCCACGATGACGGGCCGGTTGCCGCGGGCGGTGATGGCACGCAGGTCGGCGCGGGCATGGGCCTGGTAGGCGGCGACGTTCGCCTCCTGGACGACGTCGAGCACGTCGAGCTGGTGGTGGGGGTAGCCCCGTCGCTCCGCAACGCTCATCTTGGCGGTGCCGACGTCCATGCCGCGGTACAGCTGAAACGCGTCGGCGTTCACCATCTCTGCGCGGCCGCCCAGGGCGTCGGCCAGGTCGAGTGCGAGCGCGGACTTGCCGGTGGCGGTGGGACCAACCACCGCCACCTGCACCGGTGGGACCTGGGCGTTCACAGCTCTGGCAACAGGGGTCGGACCTGCCCGAGAGCCTGGGTGCAGGAGGACAGGGCGGCATCCAGGTGCAGTCGCAGCTGGGAGTCGGTGACGCCTGGCGCCATTCCCACCATGTAGGTGGCACGTACCAGCGGGCCCGCGGGCGTGTCCACCAGGGCGACCGTCGGGAAGTACTTGTCTCGGTTCCAGTCGTTGACGGAGGCGGCGAGCTCGTCACGGTCCCCCTCCGCGGCAGGCTTGTCCCAGTCGCCGGAGACCAGCAGCCAGTCGTCGTGGCCCTCGGGGATCTCGATGACGAATGGGAAGCCGTCCCAGGTGCCCAGCAGGCAGACGTGCTCGTCCTCGCGGTGGCGGCGCACCCCGTAGCCCATGGGGCCGGTGAGCGTCGCCTCTATGCGCTCCAGCGTCAGCGGCGCCGTCTCCTCCCCACCGGAGTGCGCCAGTGCGGCGGGCCCGTCGGGCGCAGTCGGCTCGGAGGGCGGGCGCTCAGGGTAGTCGATGTCGAAGTCGGACAGGTCCACCGGCCGTGGCCGCCGCAGCCGGCGCCCCGCTCCCCGGGGGCCCTGCCGCCCCTCCACCGGGACGTGCTGGTCCC
This genomic window contains:
- a CDS encoding chorismate mutase — encoded protein: MSDSEAQVPPQLAAYRATIDNLDAALIHLLAERFRCTRQVGRLKADLSLPPSDPVRESQQVARLRALAEDAGLDPVFAEKFFAFIVAEVIRHHEAIRDGASADA
- a CDS encoding YbjN domain-containing protein, with the protein product MSRRPGRRWTDFIARLFAKSWDQHVPVEGRQGPRGAGRRLRRPRPVDLSDFDIDYPERPPSEPTAPDGPAALAHSGGEETAPLTLERIEATLTGPMGYGVRRHREDEHVCLLGTWDGFPFVIEIPEGHDDWLLVSGDWDKPAAEGDRDELAASVNDWNRDKYFPTVALVDTPAGPLVRATYMVGMAPGVTDSQLRLHLDAALSSCTQALGQVRPLLPEL
- a CDS encoding diaminopimelate epimerase — its product is MTIAPGLSGRALIKGHAAGTDLLLLIDPEQEVAVTAADVVAVCDRRAGLGADGLVRVVRINALSGAEAFRAAVPEAEWFLDYYLADGTPAVGPHLPFGDACRMLAAVLDSEGLVPLDDGAAITIGTRGGARTVTRLGGQWAVDAGPAHPAAVADPAAVPDDEGWDTVVRIPGLDGERAALSLDLCGRHVVVALGEEAELDAAGAGATAAGGQVDYDPEPDAAPSLELVVPMGERTDPGTGDRVGLARVRVLTSGAGPAGGAEAYCAAAAALHEWTGEGALTDYLLEIPGGEVGVHVGAAPLVDDAMAVLTGPVDLVGRITLV
- the miaA gene encoding tRNA (adenosine(37)-N6)-dimethylallyltransferase MiaA, translating into MVGPTATGKSALALDLADALGGRAEMVNADAFQLYRGMDVGTAKMSVAERRGYPHHQLDVLDVVQEANVAAYQAHARADLRAITARGNRPVIVGGSGLYVRAVTDALDFPGTDPAVRAALEERARREGAAALWEELRRADPVSAARIDAANTRRVVRALEVIQLTGAPFSASLPRYADLAPTVHLALRWDRAVLNARIEDRAKAMFASGLLEETEALLADGLREGPTAPRAIGYAQAIGVLDGRMSVPEAVADTAAATRKLASRQLKWFRRDPRVHWLDVAATDGTWACGERRRVVEQAARIVRDADSAVTSPDRQ
- the clpX gene encoding ATP-dependent Clp protease ATP-binding subunit ClpX, with the protein product MARSAESVDLLKCSFCGKSQKQVKKLIAGPGVYICDECIELCNEIIDEELGASSSGVPLELPKPQEIFDFLNQYVIGQEEAKRAMSVAVYNHYKRVQMRERAVAEGDGLELGKSNILLLGPTGTGKTHLARTLARLLDVPFAIVDATALTEAGYVGEDVENILLKLIQAADGDVKRAEKGIIYIDEIDKIGRKAENPSITRDVSGEGVQQALLKIIEGTTASVPPGGGRKHPHQEFLEIDTTNILFIAAGAFSGIEEIVRQRRRREAGAQLVGFGATLAKDHSEDVFSTPVRPEDLHKFGLIPEFIGRLPVIAAVHDLGVPELVRVMTEPKNALVSQYKYLFSLDGVELELTDEAIQAIASLALERKTGARGLTSIVEEVLGQAMFEVPSMPEVGRVVVDADAVRGTGAPRYEHGSGTLSATSKGRTRSA
- a CDS encoding AMP-dependent synthetase/ligase yields the protein MTQDNTSADTAVGPVPPREQSTPLLVPLHAAMTAPWALAERARTNPRGALIARKSSVGGRWRDMSAQAFRDQVREVAAGLVSLGLEPGDALGIMAHTCYEWTLLDFAAWEAGLVVVPIYETSSAEQARWILTDAAVRLVVVEDQPMETMLTALAAQDPALAELRVLSLARDAITELVTAGKDVRPTELDTRATALTSTDLATIVYTSGTTGRPKGAELTHGNLIHLCVNACAHVPEVLEAPETRTLLFLPLAHVLGRFVEVAIVCSSAGVLGHAPNVKNLVTDLASFRPTFVPAVPRVFEKIYNAADARAAGAKQKVFRLAAKTAIAYSRALDTPAGPSRGLRAQRAAFDRLVFSTLRELLGGRVTHVISGGGPLGERLGHFYRGAGVTVLEGYGLTETSAPCTVNLPAATRIGSVGLPLPGTAIRLDDDGEVLISGIGTFRGYHNNPEATAEAFVTPADTAHARSGEPETVSAAGTLWLRSGDIGALDADGFLHITGRKKELIVTAGGKNVAPAVLEDRLRGHPLVSQVLVVGENRPCIGALVTLDAEMLPLWLSSHGLPDMDPIDAAKDPRVRAALERAVARANEAVSRAEAIRTFTVLPGDFTEANGLLTPSLKVRRAEATRRFAKEIDELYLRASI